Below is a genomic region from Candidatus Neptunochlamydia vexilliferae.
GCAAGCATCACTTTTTTGCCCTCTTCTTTATAGAGGCGGGCGAGTTTGGCGCAGGAGGTGGTCTTTCCACTTCCGTTAACGCCCACAATGAGGATCACCTTGGGTCCTTCCTTGGCCTCTTTCCCCTGAACATGGGGGGGCTTATGGAGGATCTCCTTGGCGTGATTTTGCATCGTTTTGATCGGGTTATCGGAGCGGCGGACATGTTCGACAAACTCAAGGGCGAGGGTGCTCCCGAGGTCTGCCTCGAAAAGGACCTGTTCAAGCTCATCCAACGTCTCTTCGTCGAGGGGTTTGCGAAGAACAGCCCGCACCTTATCGCCCAAAAGGGAACGGGTTCGAGAAAAGGCTTTCCGAATTTTGTTAAGTCCTGACTTTAAAAGGCTAAACATGATTCCCCAAAATTTTCGTTGATCGATATTCAATCGTATCACATATAGGAATTATGAACACTCATGAGTATCAAGCGAAAGAAATTTTAAAAGAGTATGGAATGCCCATCCCTGAGTTTGGGGTGGCGGGGAATGCTGCGGAAGCAGAGCAAATCAGTTCCTTTCTAGGACTTAACGAGGCGGTCGTTAAGATCCAGGTCCATGCCGGCGGCCGGGGAAAGGCGGGGGGCGTCAAGTTTGCCAAGAGTAAAGATGAGATTATCGATACGGCGAAAAAACTCATCGGTATGAAGATGGTGAACAACCAGACGGGCCCTCAAGGGATCGTTGCGCAAAAGGTGCTCATTACGGAGCCGGTGGACATTGCCAAAGAATACTATTTGGGGGCGATCATCGACCGGGAAAATAAGGAGGCGATCCTCATCGCTTCCCCTGAAGGGGGAATGGAGATCGAGGTGGTTGCCGAAAAAACCCCCGAGAAAATCTTAAAGCTTCCGATTGGCCTCGATGGAAAGGTGAGGCCCTATCACCTTTTAAGGCTAGCCAATTTTATGGGATGGAAAGGGGAAACGGCGAAAGCTGGGATGAGAACGGCGGCAGCACTCGCTAAGGCCTTTATCGAAACCGACGCTTCTCTTTTAGAGATCAACCCCCTTGTTGAGACGGGGAAAGGGGAGATTTGGGCGGTCGATGCGAAGCTGAGCGTCGATGACAATGCCCTCTTTCGTCAGAAGGAGATTGCGAGCTTTTATGACCCAATGCAGGTTTCTGAAAACGAAGTTTCAGCGAAAGAACATGACCTTGCCTACATCTCTTTAGAGGGAAATATTGGGTGTATGGTCAATGGGGCGGGACTTGCGATGTCGACGATGGATATCATCCATCATTACGGCGGCAAGCCGGCCAACTTTTTAGATGTGGGGGGGAGTGCCGACAAGGAAAAAGTGGCTGCGGGGTTTAAGATCATTTTAGCCGATCCCAACGTCAAAGTGATTCTCGTCAACATCTTTGGGGGGATCATGAACTGTGCGACGATTGCTCATGGAGTGATCGCTGCATCGAAAGAGATTGGGATGAAAGTGCCCCTTATTGTGAGACTTGAGGGGACCAATGTGGAAGAGGGGCGCAAAATCTTAAAAGAATCGGGCCTTGCCATTATCTCTGCAGAGGGGATGGCCGATGCTGCCGAAAAGTCGGTCGCAGCCCTTAAGGGAGGGAAGTAGATGGCGATTCTGGTCGATAAAAACACCAAGGTGATCACCCAAGGAATTACAGGGCGGGCAGGGCAGTTTCATACCGAGCAGTGCATTGCTTATGGCTCCCAATTTGTTGGAGGGGTCACTCCTGGGAAAGGGGGGCAGGAGATCTTTGGCCTTCCCGTCTTCGATACCGTCTATGAGGCGAAGGAAAAGGTAAATCCCGATGCAACGATGGTGTTTGTCCCACCTCCTTTTGCAGCAAACTCGATCCTTGAGGCTGAAGATGCGGGGATTCCACTCATCGTGTGCATTACCGAGGGGATTCCAATCCGCGACATGCTTGAGGTGTCAAGGGTGATGGAGCGCTCAAAAACCTCTCGTTTGATCGGTCCCAACTGCCCCGGAGTGATCACTCCTGATGGGTGCAAAATTGGGATCATGCCAGGGTACATTCATAAGAAGGGGAAGATTGGAATTGTCTCCCGCTCGGGAACACTGACTTACGAAGCGGTATGGCAAA
It encodes:
- the sucC gene encoding ADP-forming succinate--CoA ligase subunit beta; protein product: MNTHEYQAKEILKEYGMPIPEFGVAGNAAEAEQISSFLGLNEAVVKIQVHAGGRGKAGGVKFAKSKDEIIDTAKKLIGMKMVNNQTGPQGIVAQKVLITEPVDIAKEYYLGAIIDRENKEAILIASPEGGMEIEVVAEKTPEKILKLPIGLDGKVRPYHLLRLANFMGWKGETAKAGMRTAAALAKAFIETDASLLEINPLVETGKGEIWAVDAKLSVDDNALFRQKEIASFYDPMQVSENEVSAKEHDLAYISLEGNIGCMVNGAGLAMSTMDIIHHYGGKPANFLDVGGSADKEKVAAGFKIILADPNVKVILVNIFGGIMNCATIAHGVIAASKEIGMKVPLIVRLEGTNVEEGRKILKESGLAIISAEGMADAAEKSVAALKGGK
- the sucD gene encoding succinate--CoA ligase subunit alpha, coding for MAILVDKNTKVITQGITGRAGQFHTEQCIAYGSQFVGGVTPGKGGQEIFGLPVFDTVYEAKEKVNPDATMVFVPPPFAANSILEAEDAGIPLIVCITEGIPIRDMLEVSRVMERSKTSRLIGPNCPGVITPDGCKIGIMPGYIHKKGKIGIVSRSGTLTYEAVWQTTQNGLGQSSCVGIGGDPLNGTNFIDVLELFEKDSDTAGIFLIGEIGGNAEEEAAAWIKAHCSKPVGGFIAGVTAPPGRRMGHAGAIVSGRKGTAEGKMEALRDAGVHVAESPADIGATMLKAMQ